From a single Pararge aegeria chromosome 16, ilParAegt1.1, whole genome shotgun sequence genomic region:
- the LOC120630553 gene encoding ubiquitin-conjugating enzyme E2 W isoform X1 — MAALSPSERRLMKELMSLMKEPPPGVTVDGDQASQNLTLWTVHMEGVPGTLYEGEKFVLQFKFTNKYPFDSPEVTFIGNNIPVHPHVYSNGHICLSILTDDWSPALSVQSVCLSIVSMLSSCKEKKRPPDNSFYVKTCNKNPKKTKWWYHDDSV, encoded by the exons ATGGCGGCTTTGTCCCCGTCGGAG AGACGGTTGATGAAAGAACTGATGTCGTTAATGAAAGAACCTCCACCGGGTGTTACTGTGGACGGAGATCAAGCCAGCCAAAATCTGACACT GTGGACAGTACATATGGAAGGCGTACCCGGCACGCTGTACGAGGGTGAAAAATTCGTATTGCaatttaaattcacaaataaatatCCCTTCGATTCTCCAGAG GTCACGTTCATAGGTAATAACATCCCAGTACACCCTCACGTTTATTCTAACGGACACATCTGCCTCTCCATACTGACGGACGACTGGTCGCCCGCACTCTCCGTGCAGTCGGTGTGCCTCTCCATAGTCTCTATGCTTAGTAGCTGTAAAGAGAAG AAACGGCCGCCGGATAattcattttatgtaaaaacGTGCAACAAAAATCCTAAGAAAACAAAATGGTGGTATCACG ATGACTCCGTTTAA
- the LOC120630553 gene encoding ubiquitin-conjugating enzyme E2 W isoform X2, whose amino-acid sequence MKELMSLMKEPPPGVTVDGDQASQNLTLWTVHMEGVPGTLYEGEKFVLQFKFTNKYPFDSPEVTFIGNNIPVHPHVYSNGHICLSILTDDWSPALSVQSVCLSIVSMLSSCKEKKRPPDNSFYVKTCNKNPKKTKWWYHDDSV is encoded by the exons ATGAAAGAACTGATGTCGTTAATGAAAGAACCTCCACCGGGTGTTACTGTGGACGGAGATCAAGCCAGCCAAAATCTGACACT GTGGACAGTACATATGGAAGGCGTACCCGGCACGCTGTACGAGGGTGAAAAATTCGTATTGCaatttaaattcacaaataaatatCCCTTCGATTCTCCAGAG GTCACGTTCATAGGTAATAACATCCCAGTACACCCTCACGTTTATTCTAACGGACACATCTGCCTCTCCATACTGACGGACGACTGGTCGCCCGCACTCTCCGTGCAGTCGGTGTGCCTCTCCATAGTCTCTATGCTTAGTAGCTGTAAAGAGAAG AAACGGCCGCCGGATAattcattttatgtaaaaacGTGCAACAAAAATCCTAAGAAAACAAAATGGTGGTATCACG ATGACTCCGTTTAA